In Amycolatopsis jiangsuensis, the following proteins share a genomic window:
- a CDS encoding TetR/AcrR family transcriptional regulator, giving the protein MDKSALRADARRNRARVLAAAEEAFAADGLAVPLDDIARRAGVGAGTVYRHFPSKEALFQAVVAERLEQYADEAQELIDAEAPAEAFYEYFPRVIEQASRNRAICEALGEAGGATYKAEVGERFRKNLTALLKRGQAAGIVRSDINGDDLRAFIIAALAVERHSPGDQRLVRVLLDGLR; this is encoded by the coding sequence GTGGACAAGTCAGCGCTGCGTGCGGACGCGCGACGGAACCGGGCTCGGGTCCTGGCGGCCGCCGAGGAGGCGTTCGCGGCCGACGGCCTGGCCGTGCCGCTCGACGACATCGCCCGGCGGGCGGGTGTCGGCGCGGGCACGGTGTACCGGCATTTCCCCAGCAAGGAGGCGCTGTTCCAGGCTGTTGTCGCGGAGCGGCTGGAGCAGTACGCGGACGAGGCGCAGGAGTTGATCGACGCTGAGGCGCCGGCGGAGGCCTTCTACGAGTACTTCCCCCGCGTGATCGAGCAGGCGTCCCGGAACCGCGCGATCTGCGAAGCACTGGGCGAGGCGGGCGGCGCCACCTACAAGGCGGAGGTCGGCGAACGGTTCCGCAAGAACCTCACCGCGCTGCTGAAACGTGGGCAGGCGGCCGGGATCGTACGCAGCGACATCAACGGCGACGACCTGCGCGCGTTCATCATCGCGGCCCTTGCCGTAGAGCGGCATTCGCCCGGCGACCAGCGTTTGGTGAGAGTGCTGCTGGACGGCCTGCGCTAG
- a CDS encoding MFS transporter — protein MPKILQRPDFRRLWLADALSQLGTRVDFLVLPLLATTTLAASVVQVSLLRTLSTLPYLLLGLQAGAWCDRMRNRPVLITADLARALLIGSVPVAALCGMLTLGHLFAVVLLTGVCTVFFNVAHQTYLPLLVERSAFAEANAALQTNMSVAAIAGPGLGGLLVQAAGNAGAIAVDALSYLWSALWLRRIRTPEAAPEAAERNLRREITEGLRTVLRQPILRSTAAYGALSSLFQSMYLAVSVVFLSRDLHLAPGVIGLLSAVSLLGALLAGVVAQRIGARFGAARALLFAAVVYGGSFPLYAFTTAGWGLTWFVAAGLGSGFGIILLNVYTTSFRQAVTPRPLLGRVTSVTQTVLFGAAPLGSLLGGAIAEAANIRVTLYVCGFGLLASTAILFATPLRRLPG, from the coding sequence GTGCCGAAAATCCTGCAGCGGCCCGACTTCCGCCGGCTCTGGCTCGCCGACGCACTGAGCCAGCTCGGCACCCGCGTGGATTTCCTCGTGCTCCCGCTGCTCGCGACCACGACACTGGCCGCGTCGGTGGTTCAGGTCTCGCTGTTGCGGACACTGAGCACGCTCCCGTACCTGCTGCTCGGCCTGCAGGCGGGCGCGTGGTGCGACCGGATGCGGAACCGGCCGGTGCTGATCACCGCCGACCTGGCCCGAGCGCTGCTGATCGGCTCGGTCCCGGTGGCCGCGCTGTGTGGCATGCTCACGCTCGGCCACCTGTTCGCCGTGGTCCTGCTGACCGGCGTGTGCACGGTGTTCTTCAACGTCGCGCACCAAACTTACCTGCCGCTGCTGGTCGAGCGATCCGCGTTCGCGGAGGCCAACGCGGCCCTGCAGACGAACATGTCGGTCGCCGCCATCGCCGGTCCGGGACTGGGCGGACTACTGGTGCAGGCCGCCGGAAACGCAGGCGCGATCGCCGTCGACGCGCTGTCCTACCTGTGGTCTGCGCTGTGGCTACGCCGCATCCGCACACCGGAGGCGGCACCCGAGGCGGCGGAGCGGAATCTGCGCCGGGAGATCACCGAAGGACTGCGCACTGTGCTGCGGCAGCCGATCCTGCGGTCGACCGCGGCGTATGGCGCACTGTCCAGTCTGTTCCAATCGATGTACCTGGCGGTCTCGGTGGTGTTCCTCAGCCGCGATCTCCACCTGGCACCCGGGGTGATCGGCCTTCTCAGCGCGGTGTCACTCCTCGGAGCGCTGCTCGCGGGCGTCGTCGCGCAGCGCATCGGGGCCCGGTTCGGCGCGGCGCGGGCGCTGCTCTTCGCAGCGGTGGTGTACGGCGGTTCATTCCCCCTCTACGCGTTCACCACCGCGGGCTGGGGCCTGACCTGGTTCGTGGCAGCCGGGCTCGGTTCGGGCTTCGGGATCATCCTGCTGAACGTCTACACGACCAGCTTTCGTCAGGCTGTCACGCCACGGCCGCTGCTGGGCCGCGTCACCTCGGTCACGCAGACGGTGCTGTTCGGCGCCGCCCCACTCGGAAGCCTGCTCGGAGGCGCGATCGCGGAAGCGGCGAACATCCGGGTCACGCTCTACGTGTGCGGCTTCGGCCTGCTCGCGTCGACGGCGATTCTGTTCGCCACGCCGTTGCGTCGGCTGCCCGGCTAG
- a CDS encoding GbsR/MarR family transcriptional regulator, whose amino-acid sequence MATERDDEAIRRYVESLALVLAQIGMQRMAARVFAALMTTDAGQLTAGELAEQLSVSPAAISGAVRYLEGVGMVTKVREPGERRDHYRLYDDLWYATFLKRDRLLMVWHDASEEGIEALGADSPAGKRVAEMRDFLAFMLEELDDLFARWQERRGKRHS is encoded by the coding sequence ATGGCGACCGAACGTGACGACGAAGCCATCCGCCGTTACGTCGAGAGCCTCGCTCTGGTGCTGGCGCAGATCGGCATGCAGCGGATGGCCGCACGGGTGTTCGCGGCGCTGATGACCACCGACGCGGGGCAGCTGACCGCGGGCGAGCTGGCCGAGCAGCTGTCCGTGAGCCCGGCCGCGATCTCCGGTGCGGTGCGGTACCTGGAGGGCGTCGGCATGGTGACGAAGGTCCGCGAACCCGGCGAACGCCGCGACCACTACCGGCTCTACGACGACCTCTGGTACGCCACGTTCCTCAAGCGCGACCGCCTCCTGATGGTCTGGCACGACGCGTCCGAGGAGGGAATCGAGGCGCTCGGCGCCGACTCCCCGGCCGGCAAGCGCGTCGCCGAAATGCGCGACTTCCTGGCGTTCATGCTCGAGGAACTCGACGACCTGTTCGCCCGCTGGCAGGAGCGCCGGGGGAAGCGCCACTCCTGA
- a CDS encoding SGNH/GDSL hydrolase family protein, producing MAFLRLFVLVLLAPVLVVQAVRVRRATPRLPGAAGPAKGAVGAGHPLRIAVLGESTVDGVGAPTHAEALTGQLAGLLAEAGREVRWQAVGRTGATARNVLHELVPRLQPADVLVVVLGVNDTLALHSAARFRRELLEVVVAARRRLGDVPVMLAGVPPLGSFPALPRPLQDVLGARASALDRAVRALDRLPAVTYTPFAEDLLSPELFAVDGFHPGPAGYREWARVLAEGLPAVTVRRHSGDPPHPFDQVV from the coding sequence ATGGCATTCCTCCGGCTGTTCGTCCTCGTCCTGCTGGCGCCCGTGCTCGTCGTGCAGGCGGTTCGGGTGCGCCGGGCGACCCCTCGTCTGCCCGGCGCGGCGGGGCCCGCCAAGGGCGCCGTCGGTGCGGGTCATCCGCTGCGGATCGCAGTCCTCGGTGAATCGACCGTGGACGGAGTTGGGGCGCCCACGCACGCCGAAGCGCTCACCGGGCAGCTCGCCGGGCTCCTGGCCGAGGCCGGGCGGGAGGTGCGATGGCAGGCGGTCGGCCGCACCGGGGCCACCGCGCGGAATGTTCTGCACGAGCTGGTTCCGCGGCTGCAGCCCGCCGACGTACTGGTCGTCGTCTTGGGCGTCAACGACACTCTCGCGCTGCATTCGGCGGCACGTTTTCGTCGCGAGCTGCTCGAGGTGGTCGTCGCTGCGCGGCGCCGGCTCGGTGATGTTCCGGTGATGCTGGCGGGCGTCCCACCGCTCGGGAGTTTTCCCGCCCTGCCCCGGCCGTTGCAGGATGTGCTGGGGGCGCGGGCCTCAGCGCTCGACCGGGCGGTCCGCGCGCTGGACCGGCTGCCCGCGGTGACGTACACGCCGTTCGCGGAAGACCTGCTGAGTCCGGAACTGTTCGCCGTGGATGGGTTTCACCCGGGTCCGGCCGGTTACCGGGAATGGGCCCGGGTCCTTGCGGAGGGCTTACCAGCCGTCACGGTCCGTCGGCATTCGGGGGATCCGCCCCATCCGTTTGACCAGGTGGTTTGA